Proteins encoded within one genomic window of Mycolicibacterium aubagnense:
- a CDS encoding TetR family transcriptional regulator gives MGRWEPNAQGRLEQAALELYLQQGFDETTVAEIAVRAGLTERTFFRHFTDKREVLFRGRELTEALAAAIDDAPAAAAPLDAVAAALESLSDFFAERRPHARQRQAVISANPSLQERELIKLASLATTICDALRRHGVADPAASLVAEAGIAVFKVAFDQWLTDPADRSLAEHIREALAELKAATQS, from the coding sequence GTGGGCCGTTGGGAACCGAACGCGCAGGGCCGCCTGGAGCAGGCGGCACTGGAGCTATACCTGCAGCAGGGCTTCGACGAGACGACGGTGGCCGAGATTGCCGTCCGAGCAGGCCTTACAGAACGCACCTTCTTCCGGCACTTCACGGATAAACGGGAGGTGCTGTTTCGGGGCCGCGAACTCACCGAGGCGCTTGCGGCGGCCATCGACGATGCTCCCGCAGCCGCCGCACCACTCGATGCGGTCGCAGCGGCGCTGGAATCCTTGTCCGACTTCTTCGCCGAACGTCGCCCGCATGCACGCCAGCGCCAGGCCGTGATCAGCGCCAACCCCAGCCTGCAAGAACGCGAACTCATCAAGCTCGCATCACTGGCGACGACCATTTGCGACGCGTTGCGGCGACACGGCGTCGCCGACCCCGCGGCCAGCCTGGTCGCCGAGGCCGGCATCGCGGTGTTCAAGGTGGCGTTCGACCAATGGCTCACCGATCCGGCCGACCGCAGCCTCGCCGAGCACATCCGCGAGGCACTCGCCGAGCTCAAGGCCGCGACCCAATCCTGA